In a genomic window of Candidatus Paceibacterota bacterium:
- a CDS encoding YifB family Mg chelatase-like AAA ATPase: MSLAKTYSAQLIGLMSEVVTIEVDISNGLHSFSVVGLGDRSVEESKDRISAAIKNSNFKSPKQKNQKVVISLAPADIHKEGPSFDLGMAIAYLSASKEIDFSPENKLFLGELSLEGNLRKISGILPILCQAKAQGFTEAFIPKDNSEESSLAQGITTYPASTLNQIIEHLTGIKNIKPNETIYSNPETSSSFGTNMNNVRGNETAKRGLEIAAAGAHNIIMCGPPGTGKTMLAQCFTSILPDLSYEQAIEVTGIHSTARTLERGLIFRPPFRSPHHTASYPSIVGGGGFPKPGEITLAHRGVLFLDEFPEFDRSVIEALRQPLEDRMITISRARGVVTFPAQCILIASMNPCPCGKGRRNGCTCTLKALEAYNRKMSGPIIDRLDIWLNVSKVDYKQLGAKDSSGESSETIKDRVIGARKIQEQRFASHGIQKVFNAEMNALDIEKIVILDDDARILLTSSAEKLELSGRAFHRVIKVAQTIADLEKSSSVKKHHILEALQYRQKVG, from the coding sequence ACAACTAATAGGACTCATGTCAGAAGTTGTGACAATAGAAGTAGACATTTCAAACGGTCTTCATTCATTTTCCGTAGTTGGACTCGGCGATAGGTCCGTAGAAGAATCAAAAGATCGTATATCTGCAGCTATAAAAAATAGCAACTTCAAATCTCCAAAGCAGAAAAACCAGAAAGTAGTCATATCACTAGCTCCAGCAGATATACACAAAGAAGGGCCTTCTTTTGATCTCGGCATGGCGATAGCTTATCTATCTGCATCAAAAGAGATAGATTTTTCTCCAGAAAATAAACTATTTTTAGGAGAATTATCACTTGAAGGAAACTTGAGAAAAATCAGTGGTATATTACCGATTCTTTGCCAAGCAAAAGCCCAAGGTTTCACCGAAGCTTTCATTCCAAAAGACAATTCCGAAGAATCATCCTTGGCCCAAGGCATAACCACATATCCCGCCTCCACCTTAAATCAAATCATTGAACATCTTACTGGTATAAAAAATATAAAACCGAATGAAACCATTTATTCAAATCCAGAAACATCTTCATCTTTTGGAACAAATATGAACAATGTTCGCGGTAACGAAACAGCCAAACGTGGTTTAGAAATAGCTGCAGCCGGTGCACACAATATCATCATGTGCGGTCCTCCAGGGACTGGCAAAACCATGCTTGCTCAATGTTTCACTTCAATATTACCGGATCTTTCGTACGAACAAGCAATAGAAGTCACTGGCATACACTCTACCGCTAGGACACTAGAACGAGGTTTGATATTCCGTCCACCATTTAGGTCGCCCCATCATACAGCCTCATACCCATCTATTGTTGGTGGGGGAGGATTTCCAAAACCCGGCGAAATAACCTTAGCCCACAGAGGTGTATTATTTTTAGATGAATTTCCAGAATTTGACCGCAGTGTCATAGAAGCTTTACGTCAACCATTGGAAGATAGGATGATAACCATTTCTAGAGCCAGAGGAGTAGTCACTTTCCCAGCACAATGTATCCTCATTGCATCTATGAATCCTTGTCCTTGTGGAAAAGGTAGGCGCAATGGTTGTACCTGTACCCTAAAAGCCCTTGAAGCTTACAATAGAAAAATGTCCGGACCTATCATAGACCGACTAGATATATGGCTAAACGTTAGTAAAGTAGATTACAAACAACTTGGTGCCAAAGATTCGTCAGGAGAAAGTTCAGAAACTATAAAAGACCGAGTTATTGGAGCAAGAAAAATTCAAGAACAAAGATTTGCGTCCCACGGAATTCAAAAAGTCTTCAATGCCGAGATGAATGCTTTGGATATAGAAAAAATTGTTATTCTAGACGATGACGCTCGTATATTACTTACTTCATCAGCAGAAAAATTGGAACTTTCTGGTAGGGCTTTTCATAGGGTTATAAAGGTGGCACAGACCATTGCTGATTTAGAAAAGAGCAGTTCAGTTAAAAAGCATCATATTTTGGAGGCACTGCAGTATAGGCAGAAAGTGGGGTGA
- a CDS encoding peptidoglycan DD-metalloendopeptidase family protein, giving the protein MKLNTHKQTKYNLTFKRLANWIAICVSIFIITITFSETAHAGLVSFIGSMFGSEEASAKISKNVSVNSQNMPLPIVAVNFDPNPDKSFDTVPVVGGETLVADIASTNGVSTDTSTKISIYNVRSGDTYSGIAKMFNVSVNTILWANNLTSKSVLKVGQILIILPVTGIKYTVQRNDTVLGIANKYHADAGEIYSYNDLDASSKLVIGQNLIIPDAEMGLSATVSKTINQKLIYEPVIGNVSNLPSYPGYYSCPLIGGRLSQELHGRNAVDMATPIGTPLRASAAGTVIISKSNGAWNGGYGNYIVISHSNGTQTLYSHMLRSPIGPGEQVSKGQIIGYSGNTGFSTGPHLHFEIRGAKNPFVDGRCN; this is encoded by the coding sequence ATGAAATTAAATACTCACAAACAAACTAAATATAACCTTACTTTTAAGCGTCTAGCAAACTGGATTGCTATTTGTGTTTCTATATTTATTATAACCATTACTTTCTCAGAGACCGCCCATGCAGGTCTCGTTTCTTTTATAGGTTCAATGTTTGGAAGTGAAGAAGCTTCTGCAAAAATCTCCAAAAACGTATCGGTAAATTCACAGAACATGCCATTACCTATTGTTGCTGTTAATTTTGATCCAAATCCAGACAAATCTTTTGATACGGTACCAGTTGTCGGTGGAGAGACTCTGGTTGCGGATATAGCCAGTACAAATGGTGTTTCAACGGATACTTCTACAAAAATAAGTATTTATAATGTTAGATCTGGCGATACATATTCTGGAATAGCAAAAATGTTTAATGTTTCGGTCAATACAATACTTTGGGCAAATAATCTAACAAGCAAATCTGTTCTTAAAGTTGGTCAAATACTCATAATCCTCCCTGTTACTGGTATCAAGTATACGGTTCAAAGGAACGATACTGTCTTGGGTATTGCAAATAAATATCATGCAGATGCTGGTGAAATATATAGTTACAATGATCTAGATGCGTCATCCAAGCTTGTTATTGGTCAAAATTTAATTATTCCTGATGCTGAAATGGGATTGTCTGCAACTGTTTCAAAAACAATCAATCAAAAACTTATTTATGAGCCAGTCATAGGAAATGTCAGTAACTTACCTTCATATCCTGGATATTATAGTTGCCCACTTATTGGTGGAAGATTGAGTCAGGAGTTGCATGGACGTAATGCTGTAGATATGGCTACGCCTATAGGGACACCTTTGCGTGCTTCTGCTGCTGGTACGGTCATAATCAGTAAATCAAATGGTGCTTGGAACGGTGGTTATGGAAACTATATAGTCATTTCTCATTCTAATGGAACTCAGACTTTGTATTCCCACATGCTTAGAAGTCCTATTGGTCCTGGTGAGCAAGTCTCAAAGGGTCAAATCATTGGTTATAGTGGTAATACAGGTTTTTCTACTGGACCTCATCTACACTTTGAAATCCGTGGTGCCAAGAACCCTTTTGTTGACGGAAGATGTAATTAA